CATATGCTTTCGCTTTTTCCTTTTCAGACTTATTGCTGATAACAAGATAAGCAATAAGTGATAGAACACCGACGATAGTTATGATAACAGTTGCGATGATCTCGAATCTCTCAAACTGTGCTTCCGTCATCTTTTCACCAATAGCCATAGTAATGACTGCCAGGGAGTTATTTGCGATATGCATAAGTGTAGAAGGGATGATGGATCCCGACTTATATGTCACATATCCAAGGAGCAGTCCGAGGATAAATGCATTAAAGAACTGCGAGATATTAAGATGGAAGATACCGAATATAAAAGCAGATACGAATATTCCGAACTTGGGAGATATATGGCTTCCTAATGTCTGGATAGCACCCCTGCAGAGAAGTTCCTCAAAGAACGGTCCGAGGATACATACATATGAAACAGAAAGGACGCTCAGAAAGACATTGTCTGAGAATACCCCGCTCGAGATCGAATCAGAGATCTGCTCACTTGATGCCGAGAAGATCGATTCAAAGATACTCATGATGATAGAATCAATGTTAGAAAGTCCGAGTGTTGCAAATACCGCGAGAATTATCATCGGAACTGACATATCAGGTTTCTTGAGATAATCCTTGAAAGATGCTGCTTTCGTAACCTTAAGAGAGATAAAAGCCGACAGGGGATTGGCAATGATATAGGCTACTGCAGCTATAGGGATAGCATAGACCATGATACTGTTCATAGAGAATGAATCTGGCATCTCACTTGCAACTCCTCCTGCAGCTTTTAAAGCATCAGCTTCTTTGATAGCCTCAGCTATAACGACAAGGAGCATAAGAGCCATTGAAATTCCTTGGGAAAGGATCATCTGGATACCGATACAGTACCATGACCAATCGTAACGCTTTTTGATCTTAGTGGCTATCGCTTTCTTTTCCTTATCACCGATAGCCGGTTGTGTCTCTATGGTATTGGTGTTTTCCATAAGAGCCTCCTCATATATATTTAACTATTACTATATAAGAACTGAATAAAAAGCTAATAAACCATATATTAAGAAATGTTAAAGAAAAAGAGACCGTCTTGAGATTTGTAACAAAACTCTCGTTGCAATTTCGGGTGCAAAAGCATAGACTTGAAGAGTAGATCTTTAAGCGATCCGGCGAGGTCGTAAGATTCGTGATAATTCAAGTCATATATCTTTATATATGACGGGCATAACGTAATCTTTTATCGTCGGGAAGCATATATTTCCGGCGTTTTTGTTTGCGCCGAATCAAGGAGGTTAAGATGTCTGAGAAAACCGTTCCCATCATGTCACAGGCTGATGTACAACGCGCACTTATCAGGATCTCGCACGAGATAGTCGAGCGAAATCAGGGTCTTGATGACGTCGCACTCATCGGTATCCAGAGAAGAGGAGTACCGATGGCAAAGGCTATTCGCCAGTATCTCGAGGAGATTGAGAAGGTGAAGGTGCCTCTCGGTATCCTTGATATCACATTCTACAGGGACGATCTTTCAATGCTCTCAGCACATCCCGTTGTTAACGGTACTGATATTCCTTTCGATGTTAACGGCAAGAAGATTATCGTTGTTGACGACGTTCTCTTCACCGGAAGGACGATCAGATCCGCTATCGACAATATATTCGATATGGGAAGACCCGACTGCATCCAGCTTGCGATCCTCGTTGACAGAGGTCACAGACAGCTTCCTTTCAGAGCTGATTATGTAGGAAAGAATGTTCCTACATCCATACATGAGCATATCAAAGTTGAACTTGATGAAGTAGACGGCAAGACTCAGGTCTTGCTCCTTAAGGAGGACGAAGCATAATGGGACTTAAGAGCAAAGACCTTCTCGGAATGAAGCAGCTTACACCCGAGGAGATCATGGAGATACTTGATACGGCAAAGACTATGAAGCTTGTCATATCATCTGCAAATAAGAAGACTAGCCACCTTCAGGGCAAGTCGGTAGTTACACTCTTTTATGAGAACAGTACGAGAACAAGGCTTTCTTTCGAGCTCGCATCAAAGTATATGGGTTCGGCATCAGCCAATATCTCTGCTACGGGTTCGTCGGTTGCAAAGGGAGAATCACTCCTTGATACTGCCAGAACGATCGACATGATGGGAACAGACATCATCATCATGCGCCATCCTCAGTCCGGCGCACCTCATTCAATAGCCAATAAGATCAATGCATCAGTAGTAAATGCCGGTGACGGTATGAATGAACATCCGACACAGGCACTGCTCGATATGCTTACTATGTACGAAAGATTTGATACGTTTGAAGGCAAGAATATCGCTATATGCGGTGACGTTTATCACAGCCGTGTCGTAAGATCCAATGCAATCGGTCTTGCAAAGCTCGGCGCTAACGTCAGTGTTTACGGTCCCAGGACCATGATGCCTATCGGTATCGAGAAGATGGGCGTAAGAGTAGCTTCTTCCGTAGCCGATTGTGTTAAGGATGCAGATGCGGTTATGGGTCTTCGCGTACAGCTCGAAAGACAGAAGAGCTCACTGTTTCCTTCTGTTGCCGAGTATGCAAAGTTCTATGCAATCACCCCTGAGATGCTTAAGCTCGCAAAGCCCGATGCATTCCTCATGCACCCCGGTCCTTGCAATCACGGTGTTGAGCTTCCTACGGCGGTTTACGACTGCGATCAGTCGGTCATAAACGAACAGGTAACCAACGGTGTTGCCGTAAGAATGGCAGTATTGTATCTGCTCATGGCAAGGAGGAACAACCTTTAATGAAGACTATTATCAAGAATTGTAAAGTACATGCTTCAGACAAGACGGAGCTTTATATCGCTGACGGAAAGTTCGCTGAGGCTTTCGCAGAGAGCGAAGCTGATGAGATCATCGACGCTAAGGGAAATACAGTTTTTCCCGGACTTGTTGATATCCACGTTCACTTAAGGGAACCCGGATATGAGTATAAGGAAGATGTCGCAACAGGTACTGCTGCAGCTGCAAGAGGCGGCTTTACTGCAGTTGCTTGTATGCCCAATACTAATCCCGTTTGTGATAATGCAGCAGTAGTAAACGGTATCATCAACAGAGCAAAGGAGGTAGGCAAATGCCGCGTATATCCTATCGGTGCTGCTACAAAGCAGATCGGTGATACGGAGCTTGCCGAGATCGGCCTTATGAAAGAGGCAGGTATCGTTGCAGTATCAGATGACGGAAAGCCGATCCCTACCGCCGGCATGATGAGAAAGGTCCTCGAGTACGCTTCAGACTTCGATATCCCCGTACTTAATCACTGTGAAGAGAAGTCTCTCGGTGAAGGCGCAATGAATGAAGGCGAGATCTCTACGGCTATCGGTATCAGAGGATGCTCCACAGCCGCAGAGGATATCATGATCAGCAGAGACATCATCCTTGCAGAATACCTGAACGTTCCTGTACATATCTGCCACGTAAGTACGCTTGGCGGTGTAAGGATGATCAGGGATGCTAAGAAGAGAGGCGTTAAGGTTACTGCCGAGACATGCCCTCATTATTTCACTCTTACTGATAAGGCTTGCGAAGAGTATGACACTAACGCTAAGATGCATCCTCCGCTCAGAACTGAGGAGCACAGACTCGCGATCATCGAAGGCATCAAGGACGGTACTATCGACTGCATCGTTACAGATCACGCTCCTCATCATCAGGATGATAAGGAAGTAGAGTTCTCTCATGCCGCTAACGGTATCGTAGGACTTGAGAGCTCGTTCGCTCTCGGTTACACTTATCTGGTAAAGACCGGTGAGATCACTATCGAAAAGCTCATCGAACTCATGTGCTATAACCCTTCCAATATCTTAAAGCTCGGAAGAGGCGGCATGGAGATCGGTGATGACGCGGATCTTACTATCATGGATCTTGACCATGAGTTTACTTTCGATAAGAACAAGATGCTCACGAAGGGCAGAAACACTCCTTTCGACGGATGGAAGCTCTATGGTGAGACACAGCTTACGATGATGGGAGGAAAGAAGACATATGAAAAACTTTGCTGATGCACTTACAAACAGGATCAAGGAGCTTGATAACCCTACTGTTATGGGTCTTGATCCCAAGCTTGAATATATCCCGATAGATATCGTCTCGAAGTGGGTACAGGAATATCCCAACGATAACGATACTTCAACGGCTGAGGCTATCTATGAGTTCAACTGCTGCCTGATCGATGCTGTATGTGACATCATCCCTGCAGTAAAGCCTCAGATTGCTTATTACGAGATGTACGGTCTTAAGGGTATCGAAGTATTTAAGAGAACATGTGATTATGCCAGATCCAAGGGCATGATCGTTATCGCAGATGCCAAGAGAAACGATATCGGTTCTACGGCTACTGCTTATGCCGAGGCCCTTATCGGAAAGACTCAGCTTACAGACGGTGTTGTTGAAGTCAAGTTCGGTGCAGATGCTGTTACGGTAAACGGTTATCTCGGAATCGACGGCGTTCAGCCTTTCATCGACGTATGTAAGAGGGACGGAAGAGGTATCTTCACACTCGTAAGAACATCTAACCCTTCCGCAGGCGATCTTCAGGACTTGAAGCTAGAAGACGGAAGAACTGTATACCAGGCAATGGCTGATAACGTTCAGGCTTGGGGTAAGGATCTTATCGGTGAGAACGGCTTCTCATCCGTTGGTGCCGTAGTCGGTGCTACGGTTCCCGAGCAGGCTGTTGAAGCTCGTAAGAGAATGCCTAATGCTCTTATCCTTGTACCCGGTTACGGCGCACAGGGTGCAGGTCCCGATGCAGCAGTAGCTTCTTTCACTAAGGAAGGAACTGGTTCTATCGTTAATGCTTCCAGAAGCCTTATGTGCGCATGGAAGAAGAGAGAAGACTTGAAGCCCAAGGATTTTGCTATGGCAACAAGAGAGGAAGCTACAGATATGAGACTTAAGCTCACTCTCGCATTGAAGGACAGAAAGTACGTATGATGAAGGAATATTCTTGCAAAGTCATCTCGAAGCAGATGCTCAACAGCGATACTGCATTTATCGAGATCGAATGTCCCGATATCGCGGTTTCTGCTCGCCCGGGACAATTCGTCAACATCTCCTGTTCCAGATTCTTAAAGAGACCTTTCGGTATCGCTTCTTGTGACAGTTCAAAAGGTACATTTAAGATCGGTGTAAAGGTAGTAGGTAAAGGCACTGCCGAGATCGCCGCTTTCGAGGCAGGGCAGGATGTAAATGTACTCGGTCCTCTCGGTAACGGTTTTACTGTTGATGAAGGAAAGAATTATATTCTCGTCGCAGGCGGAACCGGAGTATTCCCGATCAATTTCGCGCATGAAGTCATGACTTCGAAAGGCATAGAACATACTGTAGTAGAAGGATTCAGATGTAAAGATCAGATCGTCCTGAATGATCCTTCGTATATCCTTACGACAGATGCAGGTGATGCCGGGATCCACGGTAATTGCTGTAACGGTCTTGATACTATCGATGCCGATAAGCTCGACGGAGCAGAAGTACTTTGCGTAGGACCTCTTCCTATGATGAAGGCTGTCGGCAATTGGGCTTCTGCTCATGGTCTCAAGTCTTACGTTTCAATGGAACAGAGAATGGCATGCGGTATCGGTATCTGCCTCGTATGCGTATGCAAGCTCAAGGCAGAAAAGAAAGGACAGGAATTCGAGCATGTAAGATGCTGTAAGGATGGTCCCGTATTTCCTTTTGAGGAGGTGGTATGGTGAGTAACCCAATCAGCGTTAAGGTCGGTTCAGTTGAGCTTAAGAGCCCCATCATCCTAGCATCCGGAACATGTAACTTCGGTCATGAGCTTTCCGAGTATTATGATCTTTCTATCCTCGGCGGTTTATCTTCCAAAGGTCTTACCATAAGACCCAGAGTCGGTAATGAGGGAGTACGTGTAGCTGAAACTGCTGCAGGTATGCTCAATTCCGTCGGACTTCAGAACCCCGGCGTCGATTACTTTATCGAGCACGATCTCGACTATATGGATTCCTTAGGATGCGGCAGGATCATCAATGTTGCAGGACATTCTTTCGATGATTATGTAGCTATGATCGAAAAGCTCGATCCCCATAAGGATAAGATCGATGCACTTGAGATCAACCTTTCATGCCCCAATGTAAAGGCAGGTTGCATGAGCATCGGTTCTGATCCCGAACAGATCAAGCTGATCGTATCATCGCTTCGTGAAAGGACAGATCTTCCTTTATGGATCAAGCTCACGCCCAATGTAACTGATATTAAGGCAATGGCGTTGGCAGCACAGGAGGGCGGTGCTGATGCAGTCGTACTCATCAATACGCTCCTCGGAATGGCTGTCGATATAAAGACCAGACGTCCGATACTCAAGAACAACACAGGCGGTTATTCAGGCCCGGCAATCAAACCCGTTGCCATCCGTATGGTATCAGAGTGTTATCAGGTACTCGATATCCCGATCATAGGATGCGGCGGTATCATGAGCTACGAAGATGTTATCGAATTCATGATCGCCGGTGCTTCAGCTGTTGAGATAGGTACGGCATCACTCGTACATCCGACATGTCCCGTTGATATCACTGCTGATCTTAAGAAGTGGTGTGAGACAACAGGGGAAACACTCTCATCTCTTACCGGAACATTAAAGCTCTGGTGATGAACTGATCTA
The window above is part of the Ruminococcaceae bacterium KH2T8 genome. Proteins encoded here:
- a CDS encoding dihydroorotase; this encodes MKTIIKNCKVHASDKTELYIADGKFAEAFAESEADEIIDAKGNTVFPGLVDIHVHLREPGYEYKEDVATGTAAAARGGFTAVACMPNTNPVCDNAAVVNGIINRAKEVGKCRVYPIGAATKQIGDTELAEIGLMKEAGIVAVSDDGKPIPTAGMMRKVLEYASDFDIPVLNHCEEKSLGEGAMNEGEISTAIGIRGCSTAAEDIMISRDIILAEYLNVPVHICHVSTLGGVRMIRDAKKRGVKVTAETCPHYFTLTDKACEEYDTNAKMHPPLRTEEHRLAIIEGIKDGTIDCIVTDHAPHHQDDKEVEFSHAANGIVGLESSFALGYTYLVKTGEITIEKLIELMCYNPSNILKLGRGGMEIGDDADLTIMDLDHEFTFDKNKMLTKGRNTPFDGWKLYGETQLTMMGGKKTYEKLC
- a CDS encoding orotidine-5'-phosphate decarboxylase — protein: MKNFADALTNRIKELDNPTVMGLDPKLEYIPIDIVSKWVQEYPNDNDTSTAEAIYEFNCCLIDAVCDIIPAVKPQIAYYEMYGLKGIEVFKRTCDYARSKGMIVIADAKRNDIGSTATAYAEALIGKTQLTDGVVEVKFGADAVTVNGYLGIDGVQPFIDVCKRDGRGIFTLVRTSNPSAGDLQDLKLEDGRTVYQAMADNVQAWGKDLIGENGFSSVGAVVGATVPEQAVEARKRMPNALILVPGYGAQGAGPDAAVASFTKEGTGSIVNASRSLMCAWKKREDLKPKDFAMATREEATDMRLKLTLALKDRKYV
- a CDS encoding dihydroorotate dehydrogenase electron transfer subunit, with protein sequence MMKEYSCKVISKQMLNSDTAFIEIECPDIAVSARPGQFVNISCSRFLKRPFGIASCDSSKGTFKIGVKVVGKGTAEIAAFEAGQDVNVLGPLGNGFTVDEGKNYILVAGGTGVFPINFAHEVMTSKGIEHTVVEGFRCKDQIVLNDPSYILTTDAGDAGIHGNCCNGLDTIDADKLDGAEVLCVGPLPMMKAVGNWASAHGLKSYVSMEQRMACGIGICLVCVCKLKAEKKGQEFEHVRCCKDGPVFPFEEVVW
- a CDS encoding pyrimidine operon attenuation protein / uracil phosphoribosyltransferase; amino-acid sequence: MSEKTVPIMSQADVQRALIRISHEIVERNQGLDDVALIGIQRRGVPMAKAIRQYLEEIEKVKVPLGILDITFYRDDLSMLSAHPVVNGTDIPFDVNGKKIIVVDDVLFTGRTIRSAIDNIFDMGRPDCIQLAILVDRGHRQLPFRADYVGKNVPTSIHEHIKVELDEVDGKTQVLLLKEDEA
- a CDS encoding Membrane protease YdiL, CAAX protease family — translated: MENTNTIETQPAIGDKEKKAIATKIKKRYDWSWYCIGIQMILSQGISMALMLLVVIAEAIKEADALKAAGGVASEMPDSFSMNSIMVYAIPIAAVAYIIANPLSAFISLKVTKAASFKDYLKKPDMSVPMIILAVFATLGLSNIDSIIMSIFESIFSASSEQISDSISSGVFSDNVFLSVLSVSYVCILGPFFEELLCRGAIQTLGSHISPKFGIFVSAFIFGIFHLNISQFFNAFILGLLLGYVTYKSGSIIPSTLMHIANNSLAVITMAIGEKMTEAQFERFEIIATVIITIVGVLSLIAYLVISNKSEKEKAKAYAIVNKPVTEEEVALLEKSDKKLTFGYFLTSPAFYGILAFFIISCVTVQMMGA
- a CDS encoding dihydroorotate oxidase B, catalytic subunit — translated: MVSNPISVKVGSVELKSPIILASGTCNFGHELSEYYDLSILGGLSSKGLTIRPRVGNEGVRVAETAAGMLNSVGLQNPGVDYFIEHDLDYMDSLGCGRIINVAGHSFDDYVAMIEKLDPHKDKIDALEINLSCPNVKAGCMSIGSDPEQIKLIVSSLRERTDLPLWIKLTPNVTDIKAMALAAQEGGADAVVLINTLLGMAVDIKTRRPILKNNTGGYSGPAIKPVAIRMVSECYQVLDIPIIGCGGIMSYEDVIEFMIAGASAVEIGTASLVHPTCPVDITADLKKWCETTGETLSSLTGTLKLW
- a CDS encoding aspartate carbamoyltransferase, whose amino-acid sequence is MGLKSKDLLGMKQLTPEEIMEILDTAKTMKLVISSANKKTSHLQGKSVVTLFYENSTRTRLSFELASKYMGSASANISATGSSVAKGESLLDTARTIDMMGTDIIIMRHPQSGAPHSIANKINASVVNAGDGMNEHPTQALLDMLTMYERFDTFEGKNIAICGDVYHSRVVRSNAIGLAKLGANVSVYGPRTMMPIGIEKMGVRVASSVADCVKDADAVMGLRVQLERQKSSLFPSVAEYAKFYAITPEMLKLAKPDAFLMHPGPCNHGVELPTAVYDCDQSVINEQVTNGVAVRMAVLYLLMARRNNL